A DNA window from Mya arenaria isolate MELC-2E11 chromosome 17, ASM2691426v1 contains the following coding sequences:
- the LOC128224753 gene encoding orexin receptor type 2-like isoform X1, with protein MMISAKFIALACMLSAFTLCGVIGNCMVLFIYHHRKRTSATFFIMTLAATDLFTSLTLIPFTIVAELLSNELPYDFLCKVLMFLVVNNVQFSVFLIAVIAIDRYLCICHPFLNGNTVFRAKGTVVCAVILAGTFGVLTSLNYSVETIYISDDTNMSLNGRQNIFKTANVTPLDLPFNCSSNQTTNCGINAGLNGSRNLIVHRTMCQTNVFFGDYYRLIYRYIYVSTFIVSVVIVNICYGLIYCYLHRHRVRLRKILAMSSKIRQKKRIGEAVACSKNSPCIGSSVPSPAKESTTENEPKHKKLTTERTSVLLMNVRTAFMLFIVTVLFLATYLPAWLMSFELIDFNLCVFYLYLINHATNPIIYAFMSKDFRQDIKRLLLKCC; from the exons ATGATGATAAGTGCTAAATTCATAGCTTTAGCATGTATGCTTTCAGCATTTACGCTTTGTGGTGTTATAGGCAATTGTATGGTGTTATTCATCTATCATCATAGAAAGAGGACTTCGGCTACCTTCTTTATAATGACACTTGCTGCAACGGATTTATTTACTTCATTAACTTTGATTCCTTTCACGATTGTCGCAGAACTGCTTTCGAATGAGCTTCCATACGATTTTTTGTGTAAGGTTCTTATGTTTTTagtagtaaacaatgttcaattTTCAGTTTTTTTGATTGCCGTTATAGCAATTGAcagatatttatgtatatgtcaTCCGTTTTTGAATGGCAATACCGTTTTTCGTGCGAAAGGTACAGTTGTTTGTGCTGTGATTCTGGCTGGAACATTTGGCGTTTTGACTTCATTAAACTACAGTGTTGAAACTATATACATTAGTGATGATACAAACATGTCGCTGAACGGtaggcaaaatattttcaagactGCTAACGTCACTCCGCTAGATCTACCGTTCAATTGTTCATCCAACCAAACGACAAATTGTGGAATCAATGCTGGGTTGAACGGCAGCAGAAATCTTATTGTTCATAGGACAATGTGTCAAACAAACGTTTTCTTTGGAGATTACTATCGTTTGATCTATAGATATATATACGTCAGTACGTTCATTGTGTCTGTAGTAATTGTCAACATATGCTATGGACTTATCTACTGTTACTTACACCGTCATAGGGTCCGTCTTAGGAAAATATTAGCAATGTCTAGCAAGATCCGGCAG AAAAAGAGAATTGGAGAAGCCGTTGCTTGTAGCAAAAATTCACCATGCATAGGAAGCAGTGTGCCAAGCCCGGCGAAAGAAAGTACGACAGAAAATGAACCTAAACATAAGAAACTGACAACAGAAAGAACGTCAGTATTGCTCATGAACGTGAGAACTGCGTTCATGCTATTCATTGTTACGGTTCTTTTTTTAGCAACGTATCTTCCCGCATGGCTAATGTCGTTTGAActcattgattttaatttatgcGTATTCTATTTATACTTGATAAATCATGCGACTAATCCCATTATTTATGCTTTTATGAGCAAGGATTTCAGGCAAGATATCAAAAGGCTGCTTCTCAAATGCTGCTAG
- the LOC128223571 gene encoding caveolin-1-like yields the protein MTSTNQPRRANKVAPKEPPPKEDRDPHHINDHIKIDFYGVLGEPSTAPQTVDFVWECSEIFFDCFREIVYKFSSLCCGVCIAIYWGLQFVPSLFAAIWFITPFTQCFKIACGGWCKRCCYLWARACIRPCTSACGLIFIHCGDGSYRNRPETPLYEPRKPRPKPQSKPVEPPKSPEIKKVAAVAFTSEFNDYDKEKIARSIKRQLFL from the coding sequence ATGACGTCCACAAACCAGCCTAGACGCGCTAATAAAGTCGCACCAAAAGAGCCACCACCGAAAGAAGATAGAGACCCGCACCATATTAATGACCATATCAAAATTGACTTCTACGGCGTACTTGGTGAGCCTAGCACTGCGCCACAAACTGTTGACTTTGTATGGGAATGTTCGGAAATATTTTTCGACTGTTTTCGGGAGATAGTATACAAATTCTCATCTCTTTGTTGCGGTGTTTGTATAGCAATTTACTGGGGCCTCCAATTTGTGCCCTCACTGTTTGCCGCTATATGGTTTATCACTCCATTTACTCAGTGCTTTAAGATTGCTTGTGGGGGCTGGTGTAAGCGGTGTTGCTATTTGTGGGCCAGGGCGTGTATACGACCATGTACGAGCGCCTGTGGGTTAATATTCATTCACTGCGGCGACGGAAGTTATAGAAATAGACCGGAAACACCGCTTTATGAGCCAAGAAAGCCAAGACCAAAACCTCAATCGAAACCAGTCGAGCCACCCAAATCACCGGAAATAAAGAAAGTTGCAGCTGTTGCATTTACGAGTGAATTTAATGATTACGACAAAGAGAAAATAGCTCGTTCCATAAAACGGCAGTTGTTCCTTTAA
- the LOC128224753 gene encoding type-1 angiotensin II receptor-like isoform X2 yields MMISAKFIALACMLSAFTLCGVIGNCMVLFIYHHRKRTSATFFIMTLAATDLFTSLTLIPFTIVAELLSNELPYDFLCKVLMFLVVNNVQFSVFLIAVIAIDRYLCICHPFLNGNTVFRAKGTVVCAVILAGTFGVLTSLNYSVETIYISDDTNMSLNGRQNIFKTANVTPLDLPFNCSSNQTTNCGINAGLNGSRNLIVHRTMCQTNVFFGDYYRLIYRYIYVSTFIVSVVIVNICYGLIYCYLHRHRVRLRKILAMSSKIRQKKRIGEAVACSKNSPCIGSSVPSPAKESTTENEPKHKKLTTERTSVLLMNKHEGP; encoded by the exons ATGATGATAAGTGCTAAATTCATAGCTTTAGCATGTATGCTTTCAGCATTTACGCTTTGTGGTGTTATAGGCAATTGTATGGTGTTATTCATCTATCATCATAGAAAGAGGACTTCGGCTACCTTCTTTATAATGACACTTGCTGCAACGGATTTATTTACTTCATTAACTTTGATTCCTTTCACGATTGTCGCAGAACTGCTTTCGAATGAGCTTCCATACGATTTTTTGTGTAAGGTTCTTATGTTTTTagtagtaaacaatgttcaattTTCAGTTTTTTTGATTGCCGTTATAGCAATTGAcagatatttatgtatatgtcaTCCGTTTTTGAATGGCAATACCGTTTTTCGTGCGAAAGGTACAGTTGTTTGTGCTGTGATTCTGGCTGGAACATTTGGCGTTTTGACTTCATTAAACTACAGTGTTGAAACTATATACATTAGTGATGATACAAACATGTCGCTGAACGGtaggcaaaatattttcaagactGCTAACGTCACTCCGCTAGATCTACCGTTCAATTGTTCATCCAACCAAACGACAAATTGTGGAATCAATGCTGGGTTGAACGGCAGCAGAAATCTTATTGTTCATAGGACAATGTGTCAAACAAACGTTTTCTTTGGAGATTACTATCGTTTGATCTATAGATATATATACGTCAGTACGTTCATTGTGTCTGTAGTAATTGTCAACATATGCTATGGACTTATCTACTGTTACTTACACCGTCATAGGGTCCGTCTTAGGAAAATATTAGCAATGTCTAGCAAGATCCGGCAG AAAAAGAGAATTGGAGAAGCCGTTGCTTGTAGCAAAAATTCACCATGCATAGGAAGCAGTGTGCCAAGCCCGGCGAAAGAAAGTACGACAGAAAATGAACCTAAACATAAGAAACTGACAACAGAAAGAACGTCAGTATTGCTCATGAAC AAACATGAGGGACCTTAA